In the genome of Chryseobacterium sp. 52, the window ATCTTCTTAGGAACTGGAATTGACGATCAGGTTGCCAACATTGTAACAGCACAGCTTTTATTCCTGGAAAGTTCTGATTCTGCCAAAGATATTCAGATCTACATCAACTCTCCGGGTGGAAGCGTTTATGCAGGTTTAGGAATTTATGATACAATGCAGATCATTAAGCCGGATGTTGCTACCATCTGTACAGGAATGGCAGCTTCAATGGGAGCCGTATTACTGGTTGCCGGAGAAAAAGGAAAGCGTTCAGCGCTTAAGCATTCAAGAGTGATGATTCACCAGCCTTCAGGAGGTGCTCAGGGAGTAGCTTCAGATATGGAGATCAACCTGAGAGAGATGCTGAAATTAAAGCAGGAGCTTTATGAAATCATCGGTCACCATTCAGGACAGACTTACGAATGGGTAGAAAAATCATCTGACAGAGATTACTGGATGACTTCTGAAGAAGCAAAAGGCTACGGAATGGTAGACGAAGTTTTACAGAGAAATACAGAGAAAAAATAATTTCCTTTTTGGAATATTGAAAACGCACCGATCCGGTGCGTTTTTTTATTGGTTGACTTTTATTTTAACCACAAAAGGGACAAAAGTTTTTAACACTTTAGTTATATTTTTAAGTTCAAAAACTTTGAAAAAAGAAGACCAATTATGTGCTGGGAAAATCGAAAACTTCCACGACGACAAAAATTCGTCGGATCCCAATTCCCCTCCCATGGAGGGGTGGCAAATCGAAGATTTGACGGGGTGGTTAAAAAACTTCCCATCCTCATCAACCTCTTCTCTTAAACGTCATAAAAACAAAAACGCGCCTCGAGAGGCGCGTTCATCTATTATTTTTTAATGATCTTATGAATCGTCGTATTTTTCGATGTTTTAATTTCCATCATATAAGTCCCGGTTTTCAATGCCTGAATATTAACTCTCGCCGTATTTCCAGTCAATAATTTCTGTCCGGAAACAGCATAGATATTCACTTCTTTAATATCATCATCAGTTTCTATCTGGATAAAATCACTCGCAGGATTAGGATACATTCTGAAACCTTTTTTATGGAGATCGGAAACACTTAAGGTAGAGCTTGATGCTTCTCTGGGAGTAAACGGTATTCTCTGTCCAAAGCTAAGGCCTAACCAGTCGTTATTCCCCAACTGGATCTGGGCTAGATCGGCCTGTCCTCTCCAGCTTGAAAGATCCTTTCCTTTGAATATTTTCCACGTATGGGTTCCGGAAACATTTCCTGTGAAGTTATTGAGTGACAGCCCGCTGATCTGGTTGCTGTTTGAGGTAAAATTAAAATAAGGAGCCTGAGCATGGATCAGCTGAAGAGCTTGTTCTGCTGTTAAACTTCCGTTATATTTAATTCCGAACACAAAAGAATGAGCTTCTCCGGCAGAACTGGTAGTTCCAAAATCGATAACGACAAGGCTTCTATTGTTTCCTGTTCCAATCCAGTTTGTGATCTGTGAAGGATTGTACCATGCAGCGTTATATGCAGCTACAGGTGCTGAAGGATGAGAAAGAGGCGGTGTAGTAGGGGTAAAACCATACCCGAAAGAGATACCATACCATTTTCCGTTGATTAACGGGTCATTGTTTACCCCATTGTTAGGCTGCATATTTTCAGCAGTAAGACCTGACCATGTAGACCAATAATCCTCCAGACTTGGAATATGGTGGTTGTAATTAAGGCTGTAAAGAAAACCAGAAGGTACTTCTGCTTCCATTTTCGGATCTGCTGCATCAATAGCGTTGATGAGGTCTTCCATGGTAAGATTATTTGCATCGTAGCGATATCCCCACGCATAAGAGGTTGGATTGTCACTGTCATTAAAATCGGCGATGAAATAAGCTTTTTTGGAACCTGTTCCTACCCAGAATTTAATGTCATTCTCTGTAAACTGGGCTGAGAATAGCTGCAGACATAGCAGCAGGGAAAAAAGATAGATCTTTTTCATAATATAATTAAATTAAAGTTTTATTCCCGAAACTTTCCTGCAGGAAAAAAGAAATCCGTTTAAGGTTCTTCTATTCCCGAAGTGAATGTAGATAAGGCAGGTCTCCTGGCTCGCTTCTCGAAGTACGCCTTCCCGGATCTGGATCCAGTGGCATGATGTACTTAAAGTTTAAAACAGCTTACAGTTGCGGGTACAGCCCAAGCATTGAATTTCTTCTCACTTGATTCCCTGTTAATGAACAGATGTTCAGCCTTAACTGGTGCAAATATATCATATAAATTTTTGATTCCGTTTTGTGAATTATTGTGCGGTTTATTTGTTTTGTTTAAACCTTGGATGATTTTTAATACCTTGATTTTTGGATTTAATAAAGAATAAGAAGAAAGATTGGTGATATTCGGATTAATTAAAGTGTTTAAAATTAATTCATCTAAAGATAGTATTGTTAAAATACATTTATTATTAAATTCAAGATCAGTTTACAATCAATGTATACTTTCGCGGAATAAAAGTAAACATGAAAAAACTGCTGTTATCGGCTATGGTACTCATCGTGATTGCATCGTGCAAAGATGATGATAAGGTGAATAACCAAGAGATCAACTATGCCAAGCTTCCTCAGGAATTTCCTTTTTCCAAACTGGCAACCATCAATGGAGTAGATATTCTTAACGGTGGATTCGGTTCCGGTGCAGCTGCCCATCCAACCAGAAAAGAAGAATTTTATGTCATCACAGACCGTGGTCCGAATACAGACTATCTGAATGGAAAAAAATTCCCGGCCCCGAATTTTACCCCTACTATTATGCACTTTAAAATCAATGCAGAAGGTAATATCGAGGTCATTAAATATATTAAACTGAAAAATCCTTCCGGGCAGCCCATCACAGGACTTCCAAATCCTGCTGGTATGGGAAGTACGGGAGAAACAGCTTATGATTCATCAGGAAATGTTTTAGGAACCGATAATTACGGTCTGGACAGCGAAAGTATTGTTGCGGCAGCAGACGGGACATTTTGGGTGTCTGATGAGTACGGACCTCATATTGTCCATTATAATGCAGAAGGAATAGAATTGGAAAGAATAAGCCCGATAGGTGTCAATACCGGCCCCCGAAAACTACCTGCAGTTTTGGCGAAAAGAAGAGCAAACAGAGGAATGGAAGGATTATGCATCACTCCGGACGGTAAAATGTTGGTAGGAACCATCCAGTCAACGATGTATGTCCCTACAAAAGCGCTCGCAACGAATACCACTTTAACAAGGATCGTGACTTTTGATATTGCAACAGGACAGACCAGACAGTACCTGTATAAGCAGAATGGAGGCGCATCAGATTCAGTATGTGATATTACAGCCATCAGCAGTACAGAATTTCTGGTGATCGAAAGAGACGGAAACTTTGGTTCTCAGGGCGGTACCAAAAAAGTATACAGAATTAATATAGCAGGAGCTTCAGATGTGAACGGAACCGATATAACGGCTGTTGACGGATTGAAGATCAATAATAAAGCGTTAGAGCAGTCTACCTGGGATGAAATTACGAATGCGGGAATCAAGCCTGTTTCTAAAACTTTGGCGGTAGATCTGGTTGCAAAACTGGGCTATGAGCATGATAAGTTTGAAGGAATCGTTTATTTAGGAAACAATAAACTGGCGGTTTTCAATGATGATGATTTCGGAATTCTGGATGACGGAAACGGAAATCCAAAAGCAAAGATCCTTCCTAAAACCGGAAAAGTAGACAAAGGAACAATGTATGTAGTCGATATTCAATAATTAGATTTTTTTTAAGAAAAGTGCGGCATCGAAGATGCCGCACTTTTTGATTGTATATTTTTCAATCTGAATACATTCAATAGAAATGGGTTTGAACCCCATTTAATAAAAATCATAGACTCCATTGGCTTTAGCCGAAATTGGATCTAATCTTCAGATTAATTAAAACCTTCAATAATTTTAGAAAAATCTTCTAATTTTAAAGCTGCACCTCCGATCAGTCCACCATCGATATCAGGCTGAGAGAAAATTTCTTTAGCATTATCCGGCTTCACAGAACCTCCGTAAAGGATAGAAACTTCGTCTGCTACTTCCTGTCCGTATTTTGCAGCAATGATACTTCTGATGTGTGCATGGATTTCCTGAGCCTGCTCCGGAGAAGCCGTTTCACCGGTTCCAATGGCCCAAACAGGTTCGTAAGCGATCACTACTTTTTTGATCTCTTCAGCAGAAAGGGTGAAAAGAGCTACTTCAGTCTGGTTTTTTACCACTTCAAAATGCTGTCCTGCTTTTCTCTGCTCAAGTGTTTCACCGTTACAGTATACAGGAATTAATCCTTTATCAAGAGCTAATTTGATCTTTCTGTTACAGTGAGAATCTGTTTCACCGTGATACTGTCTTCTTTCAGAGTGCCCGATCAATGAACCGGTTGCATCGATAGATTCCAGCATATCAACAGAAATTTCTCCTGTATAAGCACCACTTTCATGCTCGCTCATATCCTGAGAGAATACACCGATTTCATCCTTTTCAAAGATATCTTTAGCCATCATTAAATATAAAGAAGGCGGTGCAATCCATACTTCGCAGTTGGTGGTGTTATTATTCTTATAGCTCAGTAATTGAATCATTAACTGTTGTGCGTCAATGACATTTTTGTTCATTTTCCAGTTTCCTGCAACTATTTTTCTTCTCATATTTTTATCTAAATATTATTTATTATTCTTGTTATTTTCTTTTCTTACGTTTTTTAATTCTCGCAGATTCTACATTCAAACCATTGTGTTCTAATTAAAAACAGCTTGACCTGCGAGCTACTTACCGATTCCTTCTAATTTAAACATAAAAGCATACACCAAAGCAATATCCTTCAGATAATCAAATCTTCCTGAAGCTCCGCCGTGGCCATAATCCATGTCTGTTTTTAAGAGTAATACGTTTTTATCCGTTTTCATGTCTCTAAGCTTTGAAACCCATTTTGCAGGCTCAAAATACTGTACCTGAGAATCATGAAGACCTGTCGTTACCAGAAGGTTAGGGTATTTTTTCTTTTCTATATTTTCGTATGGTGAGTAAGATTTCATATAGAAATAGGCTTCCTTATTATTTGGATTTCCCCATTCATCATATTCGTTGGTTGTCAAAGGAATACTTTCGTCAAGCATGGTGTTGACCACATCTACGAAAGGAACCTGTGAAATCATACCGTTCCATAAATTCGGACTCATATTCGCTACAGCACCCATCAGAAGTCCTCCGGCACTTCCACCCTGGGCATACAGATGTTTTGGGGAAGTATATTTTTCTTTCACAAGATATTCTCCGGCATCGATGAAATCGGTAAAAGTATTCTTCTTTTTCATCATTTTTCCGTCTTCATACCATTGTCTTCCCATTTCCTGACCGCCACGGATGTGAGCGATAGCAAAAGCAAAACCTCTGTTCAGAAGACTCAGCCTTGTACTGCTGAAAGATGCATCCATAGAGCTTCCGTAAGAGCCATAGGCATACAGCAACACCGGACTGTTTCCATCCTTTTTAAATCCTTTTTTATACACAATGGAAATTGGAATTTTTGTACCGTCTTTTGCTGTTGCAAAAAGTCTTTCAGTCGTGTAGTTCTCTTTAGCATAACCTCCAAGAACTTCCTGCTGCTTTAGTAATATTCTTTTCCCCGTCTTCAGATCCTGTTCAAATTGAGACGAAGGCGTTATCATTGAAGTATAGCCAAAACGGAAATTATCTGTATTGTATTCAGGATTTTCCAGCGAAGAAATAGTATAAGTCGGTTCTTCAAATCTTAAGGCTTCTTTTTTACCCGTTTTTCGGTCATAAATAACCAGTTGCGTAAGCCCGTTCTGTCTTTCACTGAAAACCAGATAATTTTTAAAAGCACTCACTCCCTGCATTAAAACATCGCTTCTGTGCGGAACGAAATCTTTCCAGTTTTCAACGCCTGTTTTGTCTAAAGGAGCTTCTGCAATTTTGAAATTCAGTGCATCTTTGTTTGTTCTGATCAGGAATTTATCTTCCAGTGGAGTAATGGTGTACAACACATTCTTCATTCTTGGCTGGAACACTTTGAAAGCTCCGTTCGGCTGGTCAGCATTAAGATATCTGGTTTCAGAAGAAGTAGTTGCCCCGGAATAGATCAGGATAAACTTGTTATTTTTAGATTTATAGACCGAAATGTAGTTGGTTTTATCTTTTTCCTCATACACAGTCACATCTTTGCTTGGATCTGTTCCCAGCGTATGTTTTTTGATCTTTTCAGACAAAAGGGTGACAGGATTCTTTTCAGTATAAAAAATGGTCTTATTATCATTGGCCCACTCTGCAGAACCTTCTGTATTTTTGATGCCCAGATCTGTAGTTTTTCCGGTGGTAAGATCCTTTAAAAATAAAGTATACTGTCTTCTGGAAACATCATCAACACCGTACACCAGCTGGGTATTATCCGGGCTGATATTGAAACCTGCTGCTGCATAATATGGATGTCCTTCCGCAAGCTTATCTACATCCAGAAGAATCTCTTCAGGAGCCGTAAGACTTCCCTTTTTTCTGCAGTATTTGAAATACTGTTTCCCGGCTTCTGTTCGGGTATAATAGAAGTATCCGTTTTTAAAGACAGGTACCGATTCATCTTTCTCCTTGATTCTGGCCTTCATTTCCTTAAAAAGCTCCTCTCTGAATGGCTCCGTATCTTTCATCATACCTTCCCAATAGGTATTTTCTGCCTTCAGATAATCAACGACTTTTGTAGAATCTTTTCCTTTTTTAAAATAGTCGATCATCCAGTAATAAGGATCATTCACTTTATCACCGTGAATTTCCCGGATATGTTCCTGCTTTTCAGCAATCGGAGCCTTAAGGTCAGGAAACTTTTGAGATTGTATAGTAGAAGCACTCATGATTAATATTCCCAGATAAAATTTATTCATAATATATCCTGCTTTTTTGGTGGTGGTTTATGCTAAATTCCACAAATTTTTCAAAAGCTTGTAGAAAGTATGTTCTTCATCTGTGACTTTATGATCAGCTTTGATCAGGGTTTTAGCAAACTGTGCAAATTTTACGCGCTCATCTTCCGTAGAGTCGTCATAAAAACATCCTGCATGGAATTCAAAATGATCTTTCCATTCCTCAGGCTGTAAAAGGGCCAGTGTTTCCAGTTCATTATCAAGATTCATTCTGAAAGGAAATTCGTCTGCCATATACTGCTGTACCATCATTCCTTCTTCAGGAGCGAATTCTCCGTCTACAGAAGAAAGGATCATTAATAAATGGTAACCGGCGATGGATTTATTTGATTTTTGCATGTGTAAATGTATGTTTTAAGTTTAGTGTTTAAATTTGATGAATAGATTGTCGTAATTCACAATTCACTCATTGTCAATTGACCTTATCCGTCTTAATTGACATAGTCTTTTGCAGGCTGTTTGTCTACAATTTTTCCTTTCTCCAATATCAGTACAAAAGGATTACTTCTTGCAATAGTTTTAATTGCAGTGCCGTCCATCATAGCATTTTTAATTGTTTTGAAACTGTTCTGATCCGTAGAAATACCGTAGATCACAGCTCCTTTCTGCGCATTCACTTTAGCCTCAACTTTCTGAATAAGATCCGCAGAAACCTCTTTTGGATGATAGGAGAAAACCAACACCGCTTTAGGTGCATTGATGATTTCGTCTGTGATATCCATCCCTGTTGGATCTTCAATTTTAAATTTTACGATCTCAGATTTATAACCTTCTTTTGTAAGAACCGATTCATTCTTTCCCTCTTCAATTTTCCATGGAGAACCTTCTGCCCAGTACTTTGTTTCTTTAATATAATCATCCTGATTAACCTTTAAAGCCTCTCCGGTTTTTTGATTTTTAAGGGAATAAAAAGTCTTATATTCAGAAGGGGTTTTATTGATCTTTTCCTTTTCAGATTTGATATTCGTTCCGATCTTGTAGTCACGGAAATCAATCAGCGGTTCATGCATAATCCCCTGAGCCATAATGTAGATCATAACCAGAGAGAAAATACCTAAAATAGAATATCTCACCTTTCCTGAAGACTCTTTTGTAGTCCCTCCATACGCGTCCTTTTTAGTAAATTCTTTTCTATACAGAATAAACACAAAAATAAGACCCACAAGAAGTACAATATCTTTAATAAAACTCTGCCATGGCGTAAACTTCACTGCGTCTCCAAAACATCCGCAGTCCGTTACTACATTGAAATAGGCAGAATAAAAAGTAAGGAACCCAAAGAAGATACAAAGGGCAATTAACGCTGAAAGTGTGAACTTAAGCTTCAGCTTTAAAAGCAGCATAAATCCTAAGAAAAGCTCCAGTACGACGACAATGATCGAGAACAGAAGCGCAAATTTTTCCAGAAAGGGCATATTGAAAACCGATGGCGCAAAATATTCTTCCATTTTGAAAGAAAATCCTACCAGATCCACAGCCTTTACAAAGCCTGAAAGAATGAAGATAACAGCAATAATAAAGCGTAATAAACCTTTGATCATATTAAATTATTTTTTGGGTTCGGAAATATTTTCTTTTTCAGAGAACTTAATCAGGCAGAAAACAGCATAATTCAGCATATCGAAATAATTCGCATCCAGACCTTCAGAAACGATGGTTCTTCCTTGATTGTCTTCAATCTGTTTTGTTCTCAATACTTTTTGGTAAATAAGATCGGTGATCGATGAAATTCTCATATCCCTCCACGCTTCACCATAATCATGATTCTTTCTTTCCATTAAAGCCTGGGCCTCATGAGAATATTTGTCATAAAGGCTAAGTATCTCCTCACCGTTTTCATTAAAATCATTAGAAAGTCCTTTTTCAAGCTGAATAAGTCCGATAATAGAGTAGTTGACAATCGCAATGAATTCATCCTCTTCACTTTCATCCACCATTTTTTTATCCGTCATCTGCAGCGTACGAATCCTGTTCACTTTAATGTAAATCTGATCCGTAATGGAACTGGGTCTTAAAACCCTCCACGCTGCACCGTAATCCTGCAATTTTTTACTGAAAAGATCACGACACTCACTAATAACTTTCCCGAACTGTACTGATGTTTTTGACATAAATTCTCTTAATCTCCCAAATATACGAATTAGGTTTTAGGTAGCAGGAATAGGACATTGATTTTTGTCAGAGTTTGAGTGTTTCGTGCTGTAGAGTTACGGGATAATAATTTCGGGTTCGGCAGTCGTAGAATATTGATAGTACAAGTATATGAAATTTCAAAACCAGAAGGTTATACAGAAATGATAAAAATATTATTTAATCTCCCGCATTTTGGAACTTCCTCATCAATACATTTTACATCAATACATGAATACATTTTACTAATTTTGCAACATACAAAGATCGCTTATCAATATGCTCTCAAACACTCTCACTAGCACACCATTTCACTCCATCAATTGTAATGGCAGACTTATTCATCTGGACACTCCAAAGATTATGGGAATCCTCAATCTTACTCCGGATTCATTTTCGGATGGCGGGAAGTTTAATCATGAAAAATCGGCACTTGAACATGCCGGAAAAATGTTGAAAGAAGGTGCAGAAATTATTGATATTGGACCCCAGTCAACCCGTCCGAATGCTGAGTTTTTAAGCAGTGAAGATGAAATAAGAAGAATCGGAAATATGATTTCCCAGATTAAAAAAGAGTTTCCGGAAGTACTGATATCCCTGGATACTTTCTACGCTGAAACCGTGAAATTCGGTTTTAATGAAGGAATTGATATAATCAACGATATTTCAGGAGGACAGTATGATGATAAGATGTTTGATGCTGCAGCTGAAACAAAGCTTCCTTATATTCTGATGCATGTGAATCCGTCTTATGACACCATGCATGATAAAGTGAAATTTCAAGACATTACACTGGAAGTTAACCGTTTTTTTGCTAAAAAGACCAATGAATTGCTTGAAAAGGGAGTCAAAGATATTATTCTTGATCCCGGTTTTGGTTTCGGAAAAACAGTTGAAGATCAAATGAAAATGATTGGTGAAACTGAATATTTGAGTTTTGGAAAATACCCTCTGCTCATAGGCATTTCCAGAAAATCATTTATCTATAAACCCCTTGGGAAATCTCCTCTGGACATCAATGAAGAAACACAGAAACTTCATCTGAAAGTGCTGGAGCAGGGAGCCAAGATTCTGAGAGTTCACGATGTCGCTGAAGCTGCTGTAACCATCAGACAGTTTTGCGAAAAAAATAAAAAGTGTTAAAAAAGTTTGCGTAGTATTTAAAAGTTTATACATTTGCAGTATGAATTTTACGAATCAGAAAAATATTATTGTCATTTCTAATAGTATTGTTGTCATTAACAACAGTAAAGAAACGGCATTGTAAAATATTTTAATTTAAATTATATAAGCCGTTTCACAATATGAAACGGCTTTTTTTATTTCAAGAATTATGTATCAGTTATTAACAGTAATTATTATCGTCATTATTATTCCCTTGCGTTGGTGAGAAGGATAGAGTATGACTGTACATATTTGAGCCCTCTCACATCGTGAGAGGGCTTTTTTTATACCCATTTGTTAATTTTTAAACCCTATACAATGTATTACAGCGACAAAACGATCGTGTATTTTGATGGAAACTTCTTAAAGGCCGAAGAAGCAGGAATGGATCTGTACGGCCAGTCACTTCATTACGGTTATTCTGTTTTTGAAGGCATTAAATCCTACAGGACTGATCACGGAACCAGAATATTCAAGGCAGAAGAACATTATGAAAGACTGAAAAGATCAGCAGAACTGATGCATATTCCATTCGATTATACAGTCACTGAATTGACAGATCTCACCTATGAGCTTTTAGAACGCAACGGGTTCAGTGACGCTTATATCCGTCCATTGGTTACCTGCTCACCCAATATGTCGCTTTCAAAAGGAAAAAAATCCTATCTGTCCCTGCTCGCCTGGGAATGGAGCAACGGATATCTCGCAGGCAAAATGAAGATCATGACCTCAGGCTTCCAACGTCCAAATCCTAAAGCCTTTAAAATAGAAGCCAAAGTAGGCGGACATTACGTCAATTCTATTCTGGCCTGTCAGGATGCTAAAGAAAAAGGATATGATGAAGCACTGTTACTTGATGAAAACGGCAATGTCGCTGAAAGTTCAGGAGCCAATATATTTTACGAAAAAGACGGGGTATTATTCACTCCGGCAAAAGGAAACATATTGCCGGGCATAACAAGACAGACCGTTTTTGAAATATGCAGTGAACTTAATATTCCCGTTAAGGAAACCTTCTTTAAACCTGAAGAAATGAGAGGAGCTGATGCCGCTTTTTTCTGTGGTACGGCAGCCGAAATTGTAGCGTTGGATTCTTTGGATGATGTTCCTTTCACCAAAAACTGGAAAGGTACAGCAAGTGAAAAAGTACAGCAGACCTATCTGAAATGGGTAAGAGTTCTGTCATTGTAAATATTTAGAACTTAAACATTTAATTATCAAATGAATACATCTATTTTACAAACAGTTGAATATTGTAGTTTTCATAAAATTGAAAATAAAAAAAATATTACAAGCTGTAGTTTTGGACCAAAATTGAGTAAAACTTCATTTATGAATTCCGAAAAAATTGAAATTTTTAATACCACACTGAGAGATCATAAGAACAGCAAATGCAGGATAATATGTTAAATAAATATTCAAAAACATTCACACAGAACAGAGAACAGCCGGCAGCCAAAGCAATGCTCTACGGAATCGGTTTCACAGATGAAGACATGCAGAAAGCCCAGATAGGAATTGCCAGTATGGGCTACGATGGGAATACCTGCAATATGCACCTTAACGATCTTGCGAAAGTCGTAAAAAAAGGAACCTGGGATTACGGTCTTGCAGGTTTGATATTCAATACCATTGGCGTAAGTGACGGAATGAGCAACGGTACAGACGGCATGCGGTATTCACTCGTAAGCCGCGATGTAATAGCAGACAGTATTGAAGCCATCTGCGGAGCACAGTATTATGACGGAATCATTGCTTTACCGGGCTGTGACAAGAATATGCCCGGAACTATTATCGCTATGGGAAGACTGGACAGACCGTCCATTATGGTATACGGTGGAACAATAGCTCCCGGATGTTATAAAAAAGAGCCGCTTAATATTGTATCAGCCTTTGAAGCGCTGGGTAAAAAAATTGCAGGAGAAATTTCAGAAGAAGATTTTGATGGGGTAATTAAAAATTCCTGTCCCGGTGCAGGAGCCTGTGGAGGAATGTATACCGCCAATACAATGTCTTCAGCTATAGAAGCATTGGGAATGAGCCTTCCGTACTCTTCTTCAAATCCAGCTTTGAGCAAAGAAAAACAGGATGAATGTCTGGAAGCCGGAAAATACATAAAAATTCTTCTGGAGAAAGATATCAAACCCTCAGATATCATGACCCGTAAAGCTTTCGAAAATGCCCTTCGTCTGATCATCATTCTTGGAGGTAGCACCAATGCCGTTCTGCATTTCATTGCTATGGCTAAAAGTGTTGACGTGTCTATAACCCAGGATGATTTCCAGAAAATGAGCGATTGTACGCCGGTACTGGCAGACCTTAAACCCAGCGGAAAATACCTGATGCAGGATCTTCATGACCATGGAGGAACGCCAGCCGTTATGAAATACCTGCTTGAAGAAGGTTTATTGCATGGCGACTGTCTTACGGTTACCGGAAAAACCATCGCTGAAAATCTTGAAAATGTTACAGGTCTTGATTTTACAAAACAAAAGATTATCCGACCCTTATCAAATCCTATTAAGGAAACAGGCCATCTGAGAATATTATACGGTAACCTGGCAGAAAAGGGGAGCGTAGCGAAGATCACCGGAAAAGAAGGTGAAAAATTTTCAGGAAAAGCCAGAGTATTCGATGGAGAAAAAGATCTGATTAAAGGAATTGAAAATGGAAGAGTACAACATGGAGACGTGATCGTAATCCGTCATGAAGGTCCAAAAGGTGCACCAGGTATGCCGGAAATGCTGAAACCTACAAGTGCTCTGATCGGAGCAGGTTTAGGAGGAAGCGTAGCCTTAATTACCGATGGGCGATTCAGTGGCGGAACCCATGGTTTTGTGGTAGGGCATATCACACCTGAAGCCTATGAAGGCGGTCTGATTGCCTTTGTGAAAGACAATGACCTTATCGAAATAGATGCTGTGAATAATACGATACAGCTAAAAGTTTCCCAAGAAGAAATTGATCAGAGAAAAAAAGGATGGCAAAAACCTGAACTTAAAGTAAAGAAAGGATTGCTGTATAAATATGCACTTACCGTATCATCAGCTGCTGAAGGCTGTGTAACAGACGAAATCACTTAAGAAAAATACAATGAAGAATCTACATGTATCCACCGAAACAGAACTTAGCGGCAGCCGGATCATCCTTGAAGCATTTCTTCAGGAAGGGGTAAAAACCATATTCGGATATCCCGGAGGAGCTATTATTCCTATTTATGATGCCCTTTACGATTATAAAGACCAGCTGGAACATATTCTGGTCCGTCACGAGCAGGGAGCCGTCCACGCAGCACAGGGACTTGCCAGAGTGTCTGGAGAAGTAGGTGTTGTAATGGCGACCAGCGGTCCCGGAGCAACCAATCTCGTGACAGGATTAGCTGATGCTTTACTGGATAATACCCCTATTGTATGCGTCACGGGACAGGTCTTTGATCACCTTTTGGGAACCGATGCCTTTCAGGAAATAGATGTGATGAATGTGACCAGCCCCGTTACCAAGTGGAATTATCAGGTAACCGATGCCAATGAACTCTCCGAAGTATTGGCAAAAGCATTCTTTATCGCAAGATCAGGTCGCCCCGGTCCGGTACTGATTGATGTAACGAAAAATGCCCAGCTGCAAAAGGTTTCGTATAAAGGCTACACTCCTTGTGATTCTTTGAGAAGCTACAGACCCAATC includes:
- the clpP gene encoding ATP-dependent Clp endopeptidase proteolytic subunit ClpP, yielding MDIKKDFRDFSVKHLGNSGLVTDQYMGMYGPTNLTPYIMEERRLNVAQMDVFSRLMMDRIIFLGTGIDDQVANIVTAQLLFLESSDSAKDIQIYINSPGGSVYAGLGIYDTMQIIKPDVATICTGMAASMGAVLLVAGEKGKRSALKHSRVMIHQPSGGAQGVASDMEINLREMLKLKQELYEIIGHHSGQTYEWVEKSSDRDYWMTSEEAKGYGMVDEVLQRNTEKK
- a CDS encoding T9SS type A sorting domain-containing protein, translating into MKKIYLFSLLLCLQLFSAQFTENDIKFWVGTGSKKAYFIADFNDSDNPTSYAWGYRYDANNLTMEDLINAIDAADPKMEAEVPSGFLYSLNYNHHIPSLEDYWSTWSGLTAENMQPNNGVNNDPLINGKWYGISFGYGFTPTTPPLSHPSAPVAAYNAAWYNPSQITNWIGTGNNRSLVVIDFGTTSSAGEAHSFVFGIKYNGSLTAEQALQLIHAQAPYFNFTSNSNQISGLSLNNFTGNVSGTHTWKIFKGKDLSSWRGQADLAQIQLGNNDWLGLSFGQRIPFTPREASSSTLSVSDLHKKGFRMYPNPASDFIQIETDDDIKEVNIYAVSGQKLLTGNTARVNIQALKTGTYMMEIKTSKNTTIHKIIKK
- a CDS encoding esterase-like activity of phytase family protein; protein product: MKKLLLSAMVLIVIASCKDDDKVNNQEINYAKLPQEFPFSKLATINGVDILNGGFGSGAAAHPTRKEEFYVITDRGPNTDYLNGKKFPAPNFTPTIMHFKINAEGNIEVIKYIKLKNPSGQPITGLPNPAGMGSTGETAYDSSGNVLGTDNYGLDSESIVAAADGTFWVSDEYGPHIVHYNAEGIELERISPIGVNTGPRKLPAVLAKRRANRGMEGLCITPDGKMLVGTIQSTMYVPTKALATNTTLTRIVTFDIATGQTRQYLYKQNGGASDSVCDITAISSTEFLVIERDGNFGSQGGTKKVYRINIAGASDVNGTDITAVDGLKINNKALEQSTWDEITNAGIKPVSKTLAVDLVAKLGYEHDKFEGIVYLGNNKLAVFNDDDFGILDDGNGNPKAKILPKTGKVDKGTMYVVDIQ
- the tpiA gene encoding triose-phosphate isomerase, which translates into the protein MRRKIVAGNWKMNKNVIDAQQLMIQLLSYKNNNTTNCEVWIAPPSLYLMMAKDIFEKDEIGVFSQDMSEHESGAYTGEISVDMLESIDATGSLIGHSERRQYHGETDSHCNRKIKLALDKGLIPVYCNGETLEQRKAGQHFEVVKNQTEVALFTLSAEEIKKVVIAYEPVWAIGTGETASPEQAQEIHAHIRSIIAAKYGQEVADEVSILYGGSVKPDNAKEIFSQPDIDGGLIGGAALKLEDFSKIIEGFN